From a single Photobacterium gaetbulicola Gung47 genomic region:
- a CDS encoding LamB/YcsF family protein (COG1540), whose product MKLNCDMGESFGRWTMGKDADVMPYIDMANIACGFHASDPDHMAKTIQLAVEDNVEIGAHPGYDDKSGFGRRSIPHSAEAITRLVAYQIGALDALCKLYGGEVSYVKPHGALYNDMMSQSWIFEAILSAVADLNQYRSAPLKLMILARRDNQQYIGLAAQQNVELLFEGFADRAYDSDGLLVPRAQAGAVYHDSLRIRQQVAELAVGKITTIDGNTLELDVDTVCVHGDNDESVAIVRQLAEDLAHVQD is encoded by the coding sequence ATGAAACTCAATTGTGATATGGGCGAGAGCTTTGGCCGTTGGACGATGGGGAAGGATGCCGACGTCATGCCGTATATCGACATGGCCAACATTGCCTGTGGATTTCACGCCTCAGACCCGGACCATATGGCCAAGACCATACAGCTGGCGGTGGAAGATAATGTCGAGATTGGAGCCCACCCGGGTTACGACGACAAAAGTGGCTTCGGGCGTCGTTCTATCCCCCATAGTGCTGAAGCCATTACCCGACTGGTGGCCTATCAAATTGGTGCGCTCGATGCACTGTGCAAGTTGTACGGTGGTGAAGTTAGCTATGTTAAACCTCACGGTGCCCTCTACAACGACATGATGTCACAATCTTGGATTTTCGAAGCGATTCTCAGCGCCGTTGCTGATTTAAACCAATACCGTTCTGCGCCGTTGAAGCTGATGATCTTAGCTCGGCGTGATAACCAACAATATATAGGATTAGCGGCACAACAAAATGTCGAGTTACTGTTCGAAGGCTTTGCTGACAGGGCTTACGATAGTGATGGTCTGCTGGTGCCGCGAGCGCAAGCGGGGGCGGTTTACCATGATAGCCTACGCATCCGCCAGCAAGTCGCCGAGCTTGCCGTGGGCAAAATCACCACCATTGATGGCAATACGCTAGAGCTGGATGTCGATACTGTTTGCGTTCATGGCGACAATGATGAGTCGGTGGCCATTGTCCGTCAATTGGCCGAGGACCTGGCCCATGTTCAAGATTGA